The Candidatus Eisenbacteria bacterium genomic sequence CCGCGATCGAGGATCGTCGCCCGGCCGGCGGCATCGACGGCCCAGCCCTCGACTCCCGGCCGGAGCGCTTCCGCGCCCGCGGTGACGGCCGCGTTCACCGCGTCGAGCGCGCGAGAGACATCCCCCGGAATCCCCGCTCCGGCCCGCTCGGGCATGTACCAGCAGCGCTGCATGTCGGAGCAGTAGCCGTGAACCGACACTCCCAGGTCGATGTGGAGGATCTGTCCGGGGCGGAGCGCGATCTCGGCCGAGGGGATCCCGTGGCCGATCATCGAGTCGGGTCCGATGTTCACGATCGGATCGCCCACCCGGCTCCAGGCGTAGCCGAGCCCTTCTGCGTCGATCTTCCCCTGGATGAAGTCGTAGATCTCCCGCTCCGTCCTCCCGGGGACGAGACGCTCGAGGGACTCCAGCAGCGGGCCGCGGATCCCCTCGTCGTACGCGATGACGTCCTGCCAGTCGCCCGAGGCCCGGATCG encodes the following:
- a CDS encoding aminopeptidase P family protein, coding for MKTLTAQKLAQATELLRAAGIDAWITFVRETAEGGDPVLPLILETPLVWQSALIVTPDRGRVAIVGRYDADPIRASGDWQDVIAYDEGIRGPLLESLERLVPGRTEREIYDFIQGKIDAEGLGYAWSRVGDPIVNIGPDSMIGHGIPSAEIALRPGQILHIDLGVSVHGYCSDMQRCWYMPERAGAGIPGDVSRALDAVNAAVTAGAEALRPGVEGWAVDAAGRATILDRGYPEYAHAIGHQVGRSGHDGGGVLAPRWERLGRLPYLPVRAGEVYTLELGVMVEGRGYLGIEEMAQVSDAGCVWLTARQREVRLLAS